A genomic window from Paramormyrops kingsleyae isolate MSU_618 chromosome 23, PKINGS_0.4, whole genome shotgun sequence includes:
- the matcap2 gene encoding putative tyrosine carboxypeptidase MATCAP2 → MLESIKVTERLRWPELEMSKKYLLSPSEKPGSPNHMCLEKMSSGVLKNLFTTGTSSYNVFLQAEEEERRSPKHSPLRRAGGVHHSSVTHPLCAGGEDYGKQARIFITASLTAVPLPAPAITVMGSTVNLSPRPYICSRRIFPSDSPHTKLPLLAKGSDVRGGENALKKICILTAVKPSNLDKEKAKFFKSNFTYNPQFEYNNPVSPVILARYSNASDRFLTQAVRIMELTLDKYGNYEKFQQATGGSLLSKGRIWNHVKKYMEKEGCMGEIVVHLSEDLLSRASMTVVNSRPTLTINMSTAREHWLEGMLRHEIGTHYYRGLNNSRQPWSSGAARRRHSLRPLNPTEEGLASIHSVLFRRDPTLWRAALLYYTVYQASRLPFAQLFHSLGRFVQDPGTRWDYCVRAKRGQTDTSQPGCFSKDQVYLDGILKILRYREKIDFPLLMALGKVSFEDVDRLKGLAVMDHVRIPHFLQDQARYLGQLEKIMEVNRLTDVELRALI, encoded by the exons ATGCTTGAATCAATAAAAGTAACCG AAAGGCTGCGTTGGCCTGAGCTGGAGATGTCTAAGAAATACCTCCTGAGTCCCTCAGAAAAGCCAGGCAGCCCGAATCATATGTGCCTGGAGAAAATGTCCTCCGGAGTGCTGAAGAACCTGTTCACCACCGGCACCAGTAGCTACAACGTCTTTCTGCaagctgaggaggaggagaggcgTAGCCCCAAGCACTCACCCCTCCGCAGGGCAGGTGGGGTCCATCACAGTTCCGTCACCCACCCCCTGTGTGCTGGTGGGGAGGATTATGGGAAGCAGGCCCGTATCTTCATCACAGCATCCCTTACCGCCGTCCCCCTGCCCGCCCCGGCGATCACCGTGATGGGAAGCACCGTGAATCTGTCTCCTAGGCCCTACATCTGTTCTAGGAGGATTTTCCCCTCTGACAGTCCCCACACcaagctccccctgctggccaaaggaAGCGATGTGCGTGGTGGAGAGAATGCCCTCAAGAAGATCTGCATCTTAACTGCCGTCAAACCGTCCAACTTGGACAAGGAGAAGGCCAAGTTCTTCAAGTCCAACTTCACGTACAACCCACAGTTTGAGTACAACAATCCCGTCTCCCCTGTCATCCTGGCACGCTATAGCAACGCCTCGGACAGGTTTCTGACTCAG gcgGTGAGGATCATGGAGCTGACCTTGGACAAGTATGGCAACTATGAGAAATTCCAGCAGGCCACCGGGGGTAGCTTGCTGTCTAAGGGCCGCATCTGGAACCATGTGAAGAAGTACATGGAGAAAGAGGGCTGTATGGGAGAG ATTGTGGTCCACCTCTCAGAGGACCTCCTCTCCAGAGCATCCATGACAGTGGTGAACAGCCGGCCCACGCTGACCATCAACATGTCCACGGCACGGGAGCACTGGTTGGAAGGCATGCTGCGTCACGAGATCG GTACGCACTACTACCGCGGCCTGAACAACAGCCGGCAGCCGTGGAGCAGCGGCGCTGCCCGCAGGAGGCACTCCTTGCGGCCGCTGAACCCCACCGAGGAAGGCCTGGCCAGCATCCACAGCGTGCTGTTCCGCCGCGACCCCACGCTGTGGCGCGCCGCCCTGCTCTACTACACCGTGTACCAGGCCAGCCGCCTGCCCTTTGCCCAGCTCTTCCACAGCCTTGGCCGCTTCGTGCAGGACCCCGGCACACGCTGGGACTACTGCGTACGCGCCAAGAGGGGCCAGACGGACACCTCCCAGCCAG GCTGTTTCAGCAAGGACCAGGTCTACCTCGACGGCATTTTGAAGATCCTCAGATACAGAGAGAAGATCGACTTTCCCCTCCTGATGGCCCTAGGCAAG GTGTCCTTCGAGGATGTGGACCGGCTGAAAGGCCTGGCAGTCATGGACCACGTACGCATTCCCCACTTCCTGCAGGACCAGGCTCGCTACCTGGGGCAGCTGGAGAAGATCATGGAGGTCAACCGGTTGACGGATGTGGAACTCCGTGCCCTCATCTGA